The following proteins are encoded in a genomic region of Luteitalea sp.:
- a CDS encoding metallophosphoesterase has translation MRYLVLSDLHANLQALEAVLAAAPPRSYDCFLVLGDLVGYGADPNVVIEQIRELRPDAVIRGNHDKVAGGLLAPETFNPAARQAVDWTIEALDAPNRDYLRALPAGPLVLDERIELWHGAPDDEDFYIFTLEDAEHAAYLLRRPIGLFGHTHVQGIYRFPGETNGVRYVRPDAEGRVALPEDGRVLINPGSVGQPRDGDPRAAFAIVDTTAGVVDLRRVPYAIATAQARILEAGLPASLATRLAMGR, from the coding sequence ATGCGTTATCTCGTTTTGAGCGACCTCCACGCCAACCTCCAGGCGCTCGAGGCCGTGCTTGCGGCAGCGCCGCCCCGTTCCTACGACTGCTTCCTCGTCCTCGGTGATCTCGTCGGCTACGGCGCCGACCCAAACGTGGTCATCGAACAGATCCGCGAGCTCCGGCCCGATGCGGTGATCCGCGGGAACCACGACAAGGTGGCAGGGGGACTACTCGCGCCCGAGACGTTCAATCCTGCCGCCCGCCAGGCAGTCGACTGGACCATCGAGGCGCTCGACGCCCCCAACCGCGATTACCTGCGCGCATTGCCCGCTGGGCCGCTCGTGTTGGATGAGCGCATCGAGCTCTGGCACGGTGCGCCGGATGACGAAGACTTCTACATCTTCACGCTGGAAGACGCCGAGCACGCCGCGTACCTCCTCCGTCGTCCCATCGGCCTGTTCGGCCATACGCACGTGCAAGGTATCTACCGGTTCCCGGGCGAGACCAACGGTGTTCGATACGTGCGCCCGGATGCCGAGGGACGAGTCGCACTACCGGAGGACGGTCGAGTGCTCATCAATCCCGGCTCGGTCGGACAGCCGCGCGACGGTGACCCGCGCGCCGCCTTCGCCATCGTCGACACCACCGCCGGCGTCGTCGATCTCCGCAGGGTCCCCTACGCCATCGCCACCGCGCAAGCGCGGATTCTCGAGGCCGGCCTGCCAGCGAGCTTGGCGACACGGCTGGCGATGGGAAGGTAG
- a CDS encoding alpha/beta fold hydrolase translates to MCSARCCWRLRDRARRRRRIARIWSASARPDGRSSVCGKVSRRRAGPMRHGLCGPASTRRGRGPTSRSPHRACCGQGESAIASRRPRPVPRARRSTCFAIDHPDRTLGLVLMGVFTTLRGHATVQELWDSTVSTLTDPVAPAFVRAFQKSTLARDVEPAYFETVVRESLKVPAQVWRQTFKAFLETPDFPGAGAITAPTLILWGDQDGLSPRQDQEALRTAIPGARLIVHRGAGHGLHWEDPGRVAVDLVAFIQELEPSVPRSLDPLIPRSLDPSIP, encoded by the coding sequence ATGTGCTCGGCGCGTTGTTGCTGGAGGCTGCGCGACCGCGCCAGGCGGAGAAGGCGTATCGCGAGGATCTGGAGCGCTTCCGCGAGACCGGATGGTCGCTCTTCGGTCTGTGGCAAAGTCTCGAGGCGCAGGGCCGGGCCGATGAGGCACGGGCTGTGCGGGCCCGCTTCGACAAGGCGTGGGCGCGGGCCGACATCGCGCTCACCTCATCGCGCATGCTGCGGGCAGGGGGAGAGCGCGATCGCGAGCCGGCGTCCACGCCCAGTGCCAAGAGCGCGGAGGAGCACGTGCTTTGCGATCGATCATCCCGATCGCACGCTCGGACTCGTCTTGATGGGCGTGTTCACCACTCTACGCGGTCACGCCACCGTGCAGGAGCTGTGGGACTCCACCGTGTCGACGCTAACGGATCCGGTGGCCCCGGCATTCGTCAGAGCGTTCCAGAAGAGCACGCTGGCGCGCGACGTCGAACCGGCGTATTTCGAGACGGTGGTGCGCGAGAGCCTAAAGGTGCCGGCGCAGGTGTGGCGGCAGACGTTCAAGGCGTTCCTCGAGACCCCGGACTTCCCGGGCGCTGGGGCGATCACGGCACCGACGCTGATTCTCTGGGGCGACCAGGATGGCTTGTCCCCGCGGCAGGATCAGGAGGCGTTGCGCACCGCCATACCAGGCGCACGGCTCATCGTCCATCGCGGCGCGGGGCATGGACTTCACTGGGAGGACCCTGGGCGCGTCGCGGTCGACCTCGTGGCATTCATCCAGGAGCTCGAACCTTCCGTCCCTCGATCCCTTGATCCCTTGATCCCTCGATCCCTTGATCCCTCGATCCCTTGA